One Lentisphaera araneosa HTCC2155 DNA window includes the following coding sequences:
- a CDS encoding type I restriction endonuclease subunit R: MSTFKTEAEFEEALIAVLKDKGWENEVIKNPREEDLLKNWANILFENNRDIDRLNDVPLTGGEMQQIIEQITELKTPLKLNNFINGKTVSIKRDNPEDKLHLGKEVSLKIYDRQEIAAGQSRYQIVQQPKFKRGSKLFNDRRGDLMLLINGMPVIHLELKRSGISVNQASNQIQKYSAEGIFTGLFSLVQVFVAMTPEETKYFANTGSDGKFNSDYFFNWADFNNEPMNDWKKIAETLISIPMAHELIGYYTVADNSDGILKVMRSYQYNAAKEISSAVAKHKWHENGSHSDSLGGFIWHTTGSGKTMTSFKSAQLIAQSNNADKVVFLMDRIELGTQSLEQYENFADDKDDVQATDNTDMLVDKLKNAKDILIVSSIQKMSNVFEDVDDISKATNSEDIRLIREKRVVFIIDEAHRSTFGDMLSVIKKTFSEALFFGFTGTPIDEENKKNNSTTSDIFGNELHRYTIADGIRDKNVLGFDPYKVSTFKDKDLRRAIALEKAKAGSEEEVFADEKKTEVYNHYMNNVPMAGYKDELGKWVKGIEDYIPKAQYLGDEHPQAVVDDIVSNWTQYSQGNKFHAIFATSSISEAIQYYRRFKVAKPDLKISALFDPNIDNDDTNNGDVLFKQKGLEEIMTDYNTLYNQKFDFARHAKFKKDLSNRLAHKESYKRLENDQQLDLLIVVNQMLTGFDSKWLNTLYIDKLLEYENIIQAFSRTNRLFGPNKPFGTIRYYRYPHTMERNIDDAVKAYSGDKKIGLFVDPLEKNLEKMNALYSEIEELFENAEIKEFEKLPSDSSVCAQFAKLFKDFNDHLDAANIQGFDWDKTVYTFEKSTIELAFDEPIYHALVQRYKELFESGTGEGAGSGAPAIPYDVYSHITEIDTGKIDTDYMNSRFEKYLRVLKQEASSPEEVEQTQNELHKSFASLSQEEQKYANILLHEIQKGALQIQPGRNFRDYITEYQTQVEAEQIKAIVKAFNLDEAKLVELMTIGVNEKTINEYGRLDDLKNSVDKALAKSYFEARDGNSLSIIKMNIEVDKLLRRFILDGGFELKAP; this comes from the coding sequence ATGAGCACATTTAAAACAGAAGCAGAATTTGAAGAAGCCCTTATCGCAGTACTGAAAGATAAAGGTTGGGAAAATGAAGTTATCAAGAACCCAAGGGAAGAAGATTTACTAAAAAACTGGGCGAATATTCTATTTGAGAATAATCGGGATATTGATCGCCTCAATGATGTGCCACTTACAGGTGGTGAGATGCAGCAGATCATCGAGCAAATTACTGAATTAAAGACTCCTTTGAAACTCAATAACTTTATTAATGGGAAAACAGTTTCCATAAAGCGCGATAATCCAGAGGACAAACTTCACTTAGGCAAAGAAGTGAGCTTAAAGATATATGACCGTCAGGAAATTGCTGCGGGTCAAAGTCGCTACCAAATTGTTCAGCAACCCAAATTCAAACGAGGGTCGAAACTCTTTAATGATCGCCGTGGTGATTTGATGCTGCTGATCAATGGTATGCCAGTGATTCATTTGGAGCTTAAGCGCAGTGGGATCTCAGTTAATCAAGCGAGTAATCAAATCCAGAAGTACTCCGCCGAAGGAATTTTTACAGGTCTCTTTTCCTTAGTACAAGTTTTTGTCGCCATGACTCCTGAAGAGACTAAGTATTTTGCGAATACAGGAAGCGATGGGAAGTTCAATAGCGATTATTTCTTTAATTGGGCGGATTTTAATAATGAGCCCATGAATGATTGGAAAAAAATTGCAGAGACGCTCATTTCTATTCCCATGGCTCACGAGTTAATAGGTTACTATACAGTGGCAGATAATAGTGATGGCATTTTGAAAGTCATGCGCAGTTATCAATACAATGCAGCTAAGGAGATATCATCTGCAGTAGCAAAACATAAGTGGCATGAGAATGGATCACACAGTGATAGTTTAGGCGGTTTTATCTGGCACACCACTGGCTCGGGAAAAACGATGACGAGCTTTAAATCTGCTCAATTGATTGCTCAGTCTAACAATGCGGATAAAGTGGTTTTCTTAATGGATCGCATAGAGTTAGGAACTCAGTCTTTAGAGCAGTACGAAAACTTTGCTGATGATAAGGATGACGTACAAGCGACTGATAATACCGATATGTTGGTCGATAAGCTCAAAAATGCTAAAGATATACTTATTGTTAGCTCAATTCAAAAAATGAGTAATGTCTTTGAAGATGTAGATGACATTAGTAAAGCGACAAATAGTGAAGATATAAGGTTAATTCGCGAAAAAAGAGTCGTTTTTATTATTGATGAAGCTCATCGCTCAACGTTTGGTGATATGCTAAGCGTTATTAAAAAGACATTTTCGGAAGCTCTCTTCTTTGGTTTTACAGGTACGCCCATTGATGAAGAAAATAAGAAAAACAATAGCACGACAAGCGATATCTTTGGTAATGAATTACATCGCTACACCATTGCGGATGGTATCCGAGATAAAAACGTATTGGGTTTTGATCCTTATAAGGTTTCTACTTTTAAAGATAAGGATTTACGCAGAGCGATTGCTTTAGAAAAAGCCAAGGCTGGCTCGGAAGAAGAAGTCTTTGCGGATGAGAAAAAGACAGAAGTTTATAATCACTACATGAATAATGTGCCGATGGCTGGTTATAAAGATGAATTGGGCAAATGGGTTAAAGGCATTGAAGATTATATTCCTAAAGCGCAATATTTGGGAGATGAGCATCCGCAGGCGGTAGTCGATGATATTGTGAGTAACTGGACACAATATAGTCAGGGCAATAAGTTCCATGCCATTTTTGCCACCAGTAGTATTTCTGAAGCTATTCAGTATTACCGTCGTTTTAAAGTGGCTAAGCCAGACTTGAAAATTTCGGCTTTATTTGACCCTAATATTGATAATGACGATACGAACAATGGTGATGTCTTATTTAAGCAGAAGGGCTTAGAGGAAATCATGACTGACTATAATACTTTGTATAATCAAAAATTTGATTTTGCGAGGCATGCTAAGTTTAAAAAAGATTTATCAAACCGCCTAGCACATAAAGAAAGCTATAAGAGATTGGAGAACGATCAGCAGTTGGATTTACTGATAGTGGTTAATCAAATGCTTACTGGATTCGATTCAAAGTGGCTAAATACGCTCTACATAGATAAGCTTTTAGAATATGAGAATATCATCCAGGCTTTCTCGCGTACCAATCGTTTGTTTGGTCCGAATAAGCCATTTGGGACTATTCGTTATTATCGTTACCCACATACAATGGAACGCAATATTGATGATGCGGTGAAAGCCTACTCGGGCGACAAGAAGATTGGCCTTTTTGTTGATCCTCTTGAAAAGAATCTCGAAAAGATGAATGCGCTTTATTCAGAAATTGAGGAGCTCTTTGAGAATGCCGAGATAAAGGAGTTTGAAAAGCTTCCTTCGGACTCGTCTGTTTGTGCTCAATTCGCTAAATTGTTTAAGGATTTTAATGATCATTTAGATGCCGCTAATATTCAGGGCTTTGATTGGGATAAGACGGTTTATACTTTTGAAAAATCTACGATTGAACTCGCGTTTGATGAGCCCATCTACCATGCTCTTGTTCAACGTTATAAAGAACTTTTTGAGAGTGGAACAGGTGAAGGTGCTGGATCAGGTGCTCCTGCAATTCCCTATGATGTCTATTCGCACATTACGGAAATTGATACGGGTAAAATTGATACGGACTATATGAATAGTCGTTTTGAAAAGTACTTAAGAGTCTTAAAGCAAGAAGCCTCTTCCCCTGAGGAAGTCGAGCAGACACAAAATGAACTTCATAAGTCATTTGCATCTCTTTCTCAGGAAGAGCAGAAATATGCCAATATACTGCTTCATGAAATCCAGAAAGGGGCACTGCAAATTCAACCTGGAAGAAATTTTAGAGATTACATAACAGAGTATCAAACTCAGGTCGAAGCAGAGCAGATCAAAGCTATCGTTAAGGCTTTTAACTTAGATGAAGCAAAGCTAGTCGAACTTATGACGATTGGAGTGAATGAGAAGACTATTAACGAATACGGTCGCTTAGATGATTTAAAAAACTCTGTTGATAAAGCTTTAGCGAAATCATATTTCGAAGCTAGAGACGGAAACTCCTTATCAATTATCAAGATGAATATTGAAGTCGATAAGTTGTTGCGCCGCTTCATTCTGGATGGTGGTTTTGAACTTAAGGCTCCTTGA
- a CDS encoding type I restriction-modification system subunit M, whose product MNKQELAAKIWESANQMRSKIEANEYKDYILGFIFYKYLSVQLTNFALEQGMTEEDIEGLNEEDEATVDYFKQELGYFISYDDLFSTWLKPETEFTVANVRDALSAFGRLIHPNHKKLFDGIFNTLETGLSKLGESAQKQTKAINDLLHLIKNIPMDGQQGYDVLGFIYEYLIEKFAANAGKKAGEFYTPHEVSLLMSEITAHHLKGNETIEIYDPTSGSGSLLINIGTSVAKYIENKDSIKYYAQELKGNTYNLTRMNLIMRGILPNNIEVRNGDTLEEDWPYFDDNDPHGSYRHLRVDAVVSNPPYSQKWDSVNKETDPRYARFGLAPKTKADFAFLLHDLYHVKPDGIMSIVLPHGVLFRVGEEGEIRKQLIENNHIETIIGLPANIFFGTGIPTIILVLRQKRQGDDVLIVDASKHFIKEGKSNKLQASDIKRVVDTVINRDDRDKFSRLVKKSEIRENEYNLNIPRYVDSSEDAENWDLHATMLGGIPNSEIDQLKSYWSAFSDLRKTLFSPKNEAYSNLAVESSLVRQSITEHSDLVNFKKSYQETFTGFDESLENQLITNWQSINRDRHEATLAEELFDRLSSVELVDRYAAYQILNNYWQVISNDLEMMQTEGFEATKQVDANMVTKKKSGKDVTVQDGWAGHILPFTLVQETLLADDLEALRAQENRLAEISGCLEEILDSLSEEDKEGESIKESQDGFVNTIVAKEAKQFKAEAKKQGAFPEESYEAKIIQVADLIAEEKKVKKALKEAELALHSKTKDTIENLSDEGVNELLKLKWICPLVQEIDELSDSLISNLANQVQILADKYAVTYGEVESKIRETEQSLLGLMSELTGNEFDLEGMTELQKLFEGS is encoded by the coding sequence ATGAATAAACAAGAGTTAGCAGCAAAAATCTGGGAGTCTGCGAACCAGATGCGATCTAAGATCGAAGCGAATGAGTATAAAGATTATATCCTGGGCTTTATCTTCTATAAATATCTTTCCGTTCAGCTCACCAATTTTGCCCTTGAGCAAGGAATGACAGAGGAAGATATTGAGGGGTTAAATGAAGAGGATGAGGCTACAGTAGATTACTTTAAGCAAGAACTTGGCTACTTCATTTCTTACGATGATTTGTTTTCTACTTGGTTGAAACCTGAAACGGAATTTACTGTTGCGAATGTGCGTGATGCCTTATCTGCTTTTGGGCGTTTGATTCACCCCAATCATAAAAAGCTTTTTGATGGAATTTTTAATACTCTGGAGACGGGTTTAAGTAAACTTGGTGAAAGTGCTCAGAAGCAAACGAAAGCGATTAATGACCTTTTACACCTCATTAAGAATATTCCCATGGACGGTCAACAAGGCTATGATGTTCTTGGTTTTATCTATGAATACCTAATCGAAAAATTTGCCGCTAATGCAGGTAAGAAAGCAGGCGAATTTTATACTCCGCATGAAGTCTCTTTACTTATGTCCGAAATTACGGCTCACCACCTCAAAGGAAATGAAACAATCGAGATCTACGACCCTACAAGTGGTTCAGGTTCTCTATTGATAAATATCGGTACTTCGGTAGCTAAATACATCGAGAATAAAGACAGTATTAAATATTATGCCCAGGAATTAAAAGGAAATACTTATAACTTAACCCGTATGAACCTCATTATGCGTGGTATCCTTCCCAATAATATTGAAGTTCGAAATGGTGATACCTTAGAAGAAGATTGGCCTTACTTCGATGACAATGATCCACATGGTTCTTACCGGCACCTTCGTGTCGATGCGGTTGTCTCCAACCCGCCTTATTCACAAAAGTGGGACTCGGTTAATAAAGAAACCGACCCACGTTATGCGCGTTTTGGATTAGCCCCGAAAACGAAGGCAGATTTTGCTTTCCTACTTCACGACCTGTATCACGTCAAGCCAGATGGCATTATGAGTATTGTCTTGCCTCATGGGGTTCTTTTCCGCGTTGGGGAAGAAGGCGAGATCCGTAAACAACTCATTGAAAATAATCACATCGAAACGATTATCGGCTTACCTGCAAATATCTTCTTTGGCACAGGGATCCCGACAATCATTTTAGTTCTAAGACAAAAAAGACAAGGTGATGATGTCTTAATAGTTGATGCTTCTAAGCACTTTATCAAAGAAGGTAAAAGTAATAAGCTTCAAGCCTCAGACATCAAACGAGTTGTTGATACGGTGATTAATCGAGATGATAGAGATAAATTCTCTAGACTTGTTAAAAAATCTGAGATTCGTGAGAATGAATATAACCTGAATATCCCTCGTTATGTAGATTCATCCGAAGATGCTGAAAACTGGGATCTCCACGCTACGATGTTAGGGGGCATTCCCAATAGTGAAATAGATCAATTAAAATCCTATTGGTCAGCTTTCTCTGACTTACGAAAAACCTTATTTAGCCCGAAAAATGAAGCTTATTCCAACTTGGCCGTGGAATCGAGCCTCGTTAGGCAGAGCATCACCGAGCATTCTGATTTGGTGAATTTCAAAAAGTCTTACCAAGAAACTTTTACCGGCTTTGATGAATCACTTGAAAATCAGCTAATTACAAATTGGCAAAGCATAAATCGCGATCGCCATGAAGCGACTTTGGCGGAAGAACTTTTTGATCGCTTGAGTTCAGTTGAATTAGTGGATCGTTATGCGGCTTATCAGATTCTCAATAATTATTGGCAAGTCATATCAAACGATTTGGAAATGATGCAGACCGAAGGCTTTGAAGCGACTAAGCAAGTTGATGCCAATATGGTGACCAAAAAGAAAAGTGGTAAAGATGTCACGGTGCAAGACGGCTGGGCAGGTCATATCTTGCCATTTACTCTTGTGCAGGAGACACTTCTTGCCGATGACTTAGAGGCTTTACGAGCGCAAGAAAATCGCCTCGCAGAAATATCGGGATGTCTTGAAGAGATTTTGGATTCACTCTCCGAAGAAGATAAAGAAGGCGAAAGCATCAAAGAAAGTCAGGATGGTTTTGTAAATACCATAGTGGCTAAAGAAGCTAAGCAGTTCAAAGCGGAGGCTAAAAAGCAAGGAGCTTTCCCCGAAGAAAGTTACGAAGCTAAAATTATCCAAGTCGCCGATTTAATTGCAGAAGAGAAGAAAGTCAAAAAAGCCCTTAAAGAGGCTGAGCTGGCTCTTCACTCAAAAACGAAAGATACTATCGAAAATCTTTCTGATGAAGGCGTCAATGAGCTTCTGAAACTCAAGTGGATCTGTCCCTTAGTCCAAGAAATCGACGAATTATCTGACTCGCTTATTTCTAATTTGGCTAATCAAGTTCAAATCTTGGCCGATAAGTATGCGGTGACTTATGGAGAAGTTGAGAGTAAGATTAGAGAAACAGAGCAGTCTCTCCTTGGCTTGATGAGTGAACTTACTGGGAATGAATTCGACCTTGAAGGAATGACTGAGCTACAAAAACTATTTGAAGGTTCTTGA
- a CDS encoding excisionase family DNA-binding protein: MEDRWLASDEKKMPGHKVGRHWKFKKDAVDQWIKAGGASEGGK; encoded by the coding sequence GTGGAAGATCGCTGGCTAGCTTCTGATGAAAAAAAGATGCCAGGCCACAAAGTTGGACGTCACTGGAAATTCAAAAAGGACGCAGTGGATCAATGGATTAAGGCCGGTGGAGCCTCAGAAGGAGGTAAGTGA
- a CDS encoding HEPN domain-containing protein: MDRAIEKCRSDWEEVCADYEIEENLRIRLHRCFSWAARIEPHQGNDSLDEAFLSAWLAFNSLFARIDANTNQFLPEKESMTEFLQQVLRIDRQNKIKQFLGESKWQMEQLLQCKFLQQSFWRDLGEDQSSSTFKDSFSFFRRKGEDVVLKQVLLRIYLMRNQLVHGGATYGSKMNRHTLMLCLFVLQPFLNCIIDILVHEGSDVNLGSLPYPPVR, encoded by the coding sequence ATGGATAGAGCAATAGAAAAGTGTCGAAGTGATTGGGAAGAGGTCTGTGCGGATTACGAGATTGAAGAAAACCTTCGTATACGCTTACATCGTTGCTTTTCTTGGGCGGCAAGAATTGAGCCTCATCAAGGTAATGATTCGCTAGATGAAGCGTTTTTATCCGCGTGGTTAGCCTTCAATAGCCTGTTTGCTCGTATAGATGCTAACACAAACCAGTTCCTTCCTGAGAAAGAGAGCATGACTGAGTTTCTTCAACAGGTTTTACGCATTGATCGACAGAATAAGATCAAGCAATTCCTCGGTGAAAGTAAATGGCAAATGGAGCAATTGCTTCAATGTAAATTCCTTCAACAGAGCTTTTGGCGTGACCTCGGTGAAGATCAGAGTTCAAGCACATTTAAAGATAGCTTTAGTTTCTTTCGCCGTAAGGGGGAAGATGTCGTACTCAAACAAGTCTTATTGAGAATCTACCTAATGCGAAATCAACTTGTTCATGGTGGCGCGACTTATGGGTCTAAAATGAATCGTCACACGCTCATGCTATGCCTTTTCGTCCTACAACCCTTCCTAAACTGCATTATCGATATCCTAGTTCACGAGGGCTCAGACGTGAACCTCGGCTCGCTCCCATATCCACCAGTGAGATAA
- a CDS encoding tyrosine-type recombinase/integrase — protein sequence MARAKGQGNIFKRGDTYYLRFSVNGKKKTVSRKTKNKLEADKKAKDLLAPSKANSELEAAEFIAKAKGLVSDKRIPIKDGWSIYNKSKKRLDSGDLTLVRYSQYWSKLVKFLEKHYSNLEYVDEINAAMADEFLENLTVASGTYNKYNNFLKRYFMTVGKECGVHINPFDGFATKRQQKKSWRELNSEEIDLLKNLPKSDDWALCNIGIYTGMRLKDAALLKWADIDLDRDILTFMPSKTAKQEKVIQLPILSELKKIFLWIKQKGKPSVYLLPQMAALYSRDQYSLSRYIQDLFTDLKITDGKVGFHSFRHTFVSECAKNGVPQSIVQAIVGHGSPAMTRHYTHIDVESTRKWLEPTSTKKQHLNTDHLLSLLESMDDSNWRQNRKSLISILRSDT from the coding sequence ATGGCACGCGCAAAAGGTCAAGGAAACATATTTAAACGAGGTGATACCTACTACCTTCGTTTCTCAGTAAACGGCAAGAAAAAGACAGTCTCACGTAAAACAAAAAATAAACTTGAAGCTGATAAAAAAGCCAAAGATCTCTTAGCTCCCTCAAAAGCTAACAGTGAATTAGAAGCCGCAGAGTTTATTGCTAAAGCTAAAGGCTTGGTTTCCGACAAGCGGATTCCTATAAAAGATGGTTGGTCGATTTACAACAAATCAAAAAAACGTCTCGATAGCGGTGACTTAACTTTGGTACGCTATTCACAATATTGGTCCAAATTAGTAAAATTCTTAGAGAAACATTATTCTAACCTGGAATATGTCGATGAAATCAACGCTGCCATGGCAGATGAATTCTTAGAAAATTTAACCGTGGCTTCTGGCACCTATAACAAATATAATAACTTCTTGAAACGTTACTTTATGACTGTGGGCAAAGAATGTGGTGTTCACATTAACCCTTTCGATGGCTTCGCTACTAAGCGCCAACAAAAAAAATCATGGCGTGAACTAAATAGTGAAGAAATTGATTTATTAAAAAATCTCCCGAAGTCTGATGACTGGGCTCTATGCAATATAGGAATTTACACTGGCATGCGCCTTAAAGATGCAGCCTTATTAAAGTGGGCTGATATCGACCTAGATCGAGATATACTCACTTTTATGCCGTCCAAAACTGCTAAACAAGAAAAAGTCATTCAGCTCCCTATTCTCAGCGAGCTCAAAAAAATCTTTTTATGGATCAAGCAAAAAGGTAAACCAAGTGTATATCTTTTACCTCAAATGGCTGCACTCTACTCACGTGACCAATATAGTCTCAGCCGCTATATCCAGGACCTCTTCACTGATCTAAAAATAACAGATGGAAAAGTTGGCTTCCATTCTTTTCGCCATACCTTTGTTAGTGAATGCGCTAAGAATGGTGTACCCCAATCCATCGTCCAAGCCATCGTCGGGCATGGTTCTCCTGCCATGACCCGCCACTACACCCACATCGACGTCGAATCTACTCGTAAATGGCTTGAACCAACTAGCACTAAAAAACAGCACCTGAATACCGATCATTTGCTGTCTCTGTTAGAATCAATGGATGATTCTAATTGGCGTCAAAACCGTAAAAGCCTTATATCAATTCTAAGATCTGATACATGA
- a CDS encoding metallophosphoesterase: MNKYDVIGDVHGYADELEVLLKKLGYQKISGVYRHPQGRQVIFIGDLIDKGPKIRQVLEIAKSMCDEGTALAVLGNHEYNAICYHTMDRSGLSPLRANEGNNLTQHQETLLAFKEHESEWKTYLKWFRSLPIYLNLEGLNIVHACWDEKYIGFLENQQNNYGAHALKDDEFLYASAIKNSKEYNAIENLLKGKEVGLPEGKCFLDKGNNERSRIRTQWWLSKPDLIDVKSSMEIALTVPEVSQASLQDVEFDFGQMKEGFIGLPNTGLTLVGHYTFKNEAAPINERIACLDYSGAKALMAYSWSGEPTLLKENFTMV; encoded by the coding sequence ATGAATAAATACGATGTTATTGGCGATGTTCATGGTTATGCGGATGAACTGGAAGTACTGCTGAAGAAGTTAGGTTATCAGAAAATTTCAGGAGTGTATCGTCACCCACAAGGACGGCAAGTGATTTTTATTGGTGATCTTATTGATAAGGGTCCAAAGATTCGCCAAGTTTTAGAAATAGCCAAGTCGATGTGTGATGAAGGAACCGCTCTGGCGGTGCTAGGGAACCATGAGTACAATGCGATTTGTTATCATACTATGGATCGTTCAGGTTTGTCTCCTTTGCGCGCCAATGAGGGTAATAATCTCACCCAACATCAAGAAACACTACTGGCTTTTAAAGAACATGAGTCCGAATGGAAGACGTACTTAAAATGGTTTCGATCTTTGCCGATCTACTTGAACTTAGAAGGACTTAATATTGTTCATGCCTGTTGGGATGAAAAGTATATAGGCTTCTTAGAAAACCAACAAAATAATTATGGTGCACACGCCCTGAAAGACGATGAATTCCTTTACGCTTCCGCGATAAAGAATAGTAAGGAATACAATGCCATTGAAAACTTACTTAAGGGCAAAGAAGTTGGTTTACCAGAAGGGAAGTGTTTCTTGGATAAAGGAAATAATGAACGTTCGAGAATCCGTACTCAGTGGTGGCTTAGTAAGCCAGATTTAATCGATGTAAAGAGTTCCATGGAGATAGCACTCACAGTGCCTGAGGTATCTCAAGCATCACTTCAAGATGTTGAATTTGATTTTGGACAAATGAAAGAGGGTTTTATAGGTTTACCTAATACGGGTTTGACTCTTGTGGGGCATTACACTTTTAAAAATGAGGCAGCACCGATTAATGAACGAATTGCTTGTCTAGATTATAGCGGAGCCAAGGCGCTGATGGCCTATAGCTGGAGCGGTGAACCCACTCTATTAAAAGAAAATTTTACCATGGTGTAA
- a CDS encoding DUF3293 domain-containing protein, translating into MTKEQHIENYLKAEYQVFDKELTTSIKIGINNPQLNSFLKASNHNTWAFITAWNPYSLNETTDTENHSRNQTLLEDLNVQDIQVISGKGIDPSGEYSGEDSFLITGISRDDAIQLGQKYQQNAIVFGEIYKNPELIWTRD; encoded by the coding sequence ATGACTAAAGAACAGCACATCGAAAACTATCTTAAAGCCGAATATCAGGTTTTTGATAAAGAACTTACAACATCGATAAAAATAGGTATTAATAACCCCCAGTTAAATTCTTTTCTAAAGGCTTCTAATCATAACACTTGGGCCTTTATAACTGCGTGGAATCCTTATTCTCTAAATGAAACAACCGATACCGAGAATCACAGTCGTAATCAAACGCTATTAGAGGATTTAAACGTACAAGATATACAGGTTATATCAGGAAAAGGTATAGATCCCTCTGGAGAGTATTCCGGTGAAGATAGTTTTTTAATTACTGGAATATCTCGTGACGATGCTATTCAACTTGGCCAGAAATACCAACAAAATGCTATTGTCTTTGGGGAGATATATAAAAATCCTGAGCTCATTTGGACTCGAGATTAA
- a CDS encoding restriction endonuclease subunit S, translated as MHNNSVEPVLRFKGLNGCWKESPLMEVADIIDGDRGSNYPSGDDLNTSGHTLFLNASNVTKSGFIFNTNQYIIKKKSDAMGNGMLSLDDIIITSRGSVGNVAWYSGEIHQEIPFARINSGMLIIRCKNMLTPTFITCLLMSPLGRRQISTITFGSAQPQLTKKDVSIFTVSFPVDKQEQAKIGKYFQQVDKLINNHQEKHKKLQNIKKAMLKKMFPQAGQSVPEIRFKGFSGDWEFQTLDEVATKHDNSRVPITAKDRIAGVTPYYGANGIQDYVEGFTHEGEYVLLAEDGANDLKNYPINYVTGKIWVNNHAHVLQGKNYKTSTLYLKYAISQIDIEPFLVGGGRAKLNASVMMNLGLSLPEKIQEQEKIGSYFKSLDNLISQHDQQIQKLQNIKQACLSKMFV; from the coding sequence ATGCATAATAATTCTGTAGAACCAGTTTTAAGATTTAAAGGATTAAATGGATGTTGGAAAGAAAGCCCATTGATGGAAGTTGCAGATATAATTGATGGAGATCGAGGTAGTAACTATCCCAGTGGAGATGACTTGAACACAAGTGGACATACCCTTTTTCTAAATGCATCCAATGTTACTAAAAGCGGTTTTATATTTAATACTAATCAATATATAATAAAGAAAAAATCCGATGCGATGGGTAACGGCATGTTATCTCTTGATGATATTATCATAACATCAAGAGGTTCAGTCGGGAATGTTGCTTGGTATAGTGGTGAGATTCATCAAGAAATACCATTTGCACGCATTAATTCGGGAATGTTAATTATTCGTTGTAAAAATATGCTGACCCCTACTTTTATAACCTGTTTATTGATGTCGCCACTTGGCAGGAGACAAATTAGTACCATTACATTCGGTAGCGCTCAGCCTCAACTGACTAAAAAGGATGTCTCAATCTTTACCGTTTCATTTCCTGTGGATAAACAAGAACAAGCCAAAATCGGTAAGTACTTTCAGCAAGTCGATAAGTTGATTAATAATCATCAAGAAAAGCATAAGAAGCTCCAAAATATTAAAAAAGCGATGCTCAAAAAGATGTTCCCACAAGCGGGGCAGTCAGTGCCAGAAATTCGTTTCAAAGGTTTTAGTGGTGATTGGGAATTTCAAACTTTAGACGAAGTTGCTACTAAACACGATAACTCTAGGGTTCCTATAACAGCAAAAGATAGAATAGCTGGTGTGACACCATATTACGGGGCTAATGGTATTCAAGATTATGTTGAAGGCTTCACTCATGAAGGCGAATATGTCTTATTAGCAGAGGACGGTGCTAATGATCTGAAAAATTATCCCATCAATTATGTTACTGGAAAAATATGGGTTAATAATCATGCACATGTTCTTCAGGGGAAAAACTACAAGACCTCCACCCTGTATCTTAAGTATGCCATTTCACAAATAGATATTGAACCGTTTTTAGTTGGAGGCGGACGAGCTAAACTTAATGCATCAGTCATGATGAATTTGGGATTGAGCCTACCGGAGAAAATCCAAGAACAAGAAAAAATTGGTTCTTACTTTAAATCTCTCGACAATTTAATAAGCCAGCACGATCAACAAATTCAAAAACTTCAGAACATTAAACAAGCTTGCTTGAGCAAGATGTTTGTATAG